A single Bifidobacterium scardovii JCM 12489 = DSM 13734 DNA region contains:
- a CDS encoding threonine/serine exporter family protein has translation MIFRMLSPRHALVLNTVKSGHQYQESSSATAVRKYHTHSIPLDMEDIKRDWDKPIAEAGLAAKTSVVVRVGALDLGAGTGSFRVREMMHRIAYPLGVHVRADVNLTDIEAACTDGKNRITEVIDLPTTGVNTERIWLLEHYADWFSVNLGLDSMYHSTSAVSEGLVQNLDKSDVSEVSAQLAKQLREAERQEGEDGDAGSGDGERLHDAVLDALERAETVVPGVAVKSTAKELNVENLAGDITEHEVNDVERREAASRSAQADAPAGASAAGPDSGAASTSFPFSPVSSPAPAVGRKPRVHKPIKGEYAEHFDDVGRDPNESRPSITVRQAHERLDMIERRKPLYSPEFAGFASAVACAAFVFLLGGGPYDMAGAFVGAGLGHWLRRKLFAKHLNQFFVTFLSVALAALACTGTLRLIGLFDPIALTHDTAYIGAMLFVIPGFPLITGGLDMAKIDFPSGIQRVCYVLCIILMATLAGWMVASIVHLNPTGFEPLGLNPWVNAGLRAVAAFLGVWGFSVLFNSPQRMCMTAAVIGAITDTLRLELTDAGMPPEAGAFIGALLAGLLASGWRSAVRRGILPPHLGYPRICLTVPSIVIMVPGLYMYRAMFYLGQFDTQNALDWAFRAFMVIICLPIGLAMARVITDKSWRYDI, from the coding sequence ATGATCTTCCGCATGCTGAGCCCACGCCACGCGCTAGTACTGAATACTGTGAAATCAGGGCATCAGTATCAGGAATCCAGCAGCGCGACGGCCGTACGCAAGTACCATACCCATTCCATCCCCTTGGATATGGAGGACATCAAGCGTGATTGGGACAAGCCGATCGCGGAGGCCGGGCTGGCGGCGAAGACCAGCGTCGTCGTGCGCGTCGGAGCCCTGGACCTGGGCGCCGGCACCGGGTCGTTCCGCGTGCGCGAGATGATGCACCGCATCGCCTACCCGCTCGGCGTGCATGTCCGTGCCGATGTGAACCTGACCGACATCGAGGCGGCGTGCACCGACGGCAAGAACCGCATCACGGAGGTCATCGACCTGCCGACGACCGGCGTGAACACCGAGCGCATCTGGCTGCTCGAGCATTACGCCGACTGGTTCAGCGTGAACCTGGGGTTGGATTCGATGTATCACAGCACCAGCGCCGTGTCCGAAGGGCTGGTGCAGAATCTGGACAAAAGCGACGTGTCCGAGGTGTCCGCGCAGCTGGCGAAGCAGCTTCGTGAGGCCGAACGGCAGGAGGGCGAGGACGGGGACGCTGGCTCCGGGGACGGCGAGCGGCTCCATGACGCCGTGCTGGACGCGCTGGAACGAGCCGAGACGGTGGTGCCCGGCGTGGCGGTGAAATCGACCGCCAAGGAACTGAATGTCGAGAATCTCGCCGGGGACATCACCGAGCACGAGGTCAATGATGTGGAGCGGCGTGAAGCGGCCTCGCGTTCCGCGCAGGCCGATGCGCCGGCCGGCGCATCGGCTGCCGGTCCTGATTCGGGAGCGGCCTCCACGTCCTTCCCGTTTTCCCCGGTGTCTTCGCCCGCACCGGCGGTCGGCCGCAAGCCGCGCGTGCACAAGCCGATCAAGGGCGAATACGCCGAGCACTTCGACGATGTCGGCCGTGATCCGAACGAGTCCCGCCCCAGCATCACCGTGCGCCAGGCGCATGAACGGCTGGATATGATCGAGCGCCGCAAACCGCTGTACTCCCCCGAATTCGCCGGTTTCGCATCGGCGGTTGCCTGCGCGGCCTTCGTGTTCCTGCTCGGCGGCGGCCCCTACGACATGGCCGGTGCGTTCGTCGGAGCCGGCTTGGGCCATTGGCTGCGGCGCAAGCTGTTCGCCAAGCATCTGAACCAGTTCTTCGTCACGTTCCTTTCGGTGGCGCTGGCCGCGCTGGCCTGCACCGGCACGTTGCGCCTGATCGGCCTGTTCGACCCGATCGCGCTGACGCACGACACCGCCTACATCGGCGCGATGCTGTTCGTCATCCCCGGTTTCCCGCTGATCACCGGCGGGTTGGATATGGCGAAGATCGACTTCCCTTCGGGCATTCAGCGCGTCTGCTACGTGTTGTGCATCATTCTGATGGCCACGCTGGCGGGGTGGATGGTGGCGTCGATCGTGCACCTGAACCCCACCGGTTTCGAGCCGCTGGGCCTTAACCCGTGGGTGAATGCCGGGCTGCGTGCGGTGGCCGCGTTCCTCGGCGTCTGGGGCTTCTCCGTGCTATTCAATTCACCGCAGCGCATGTGCATGACCGCGGCGGTGATCGGGGCGATCACCGATACGCTGCGTCTGGAACTGACGGATGCCGGCATGCCCCCCGAGGCCGGAGCGTTCATCGGCGCGCTGCTGGCCGGTCTGCTCGCCTCCGGATGGCGTTCGGCTGTCCGGCGCGGCATCCTGCCGCCTCACCTGGGCTATCCCCGCATCTGCCTGACCGTGCCGTCGATCGTGATCATGGTGCCCGGCCTGTACATGTACCGCGCGATGTTCTACCTTGGCCAGTTCGATACGCAGAACGCGCTCGATTGGGCGTTCCGCGCGTTCATGGTCATCATCTGCCTGCCGATCGGGCTGGCCATGGCCCGCGTCATTACCGACAAGTCCTGGCGTTACGACATCTGA
- the trpS gene encoding tryptophan--tRNA ligase, with amino-acid sequence MTDESQEQQLTAAGNEMSASFLAAKKRSDETLAKLEANPGKFTMLTGDRPTGRLHLGHYFGSIRERVAMQERGVNTNIIIADYQVITDRDTTEHIEDNVLNLVLDYMAAGIDPTKTMIFTHSAVPAENQLMLPFLSLVTEAELHRNPTVKSEMEASGHALTGLLLTYPVHQACDILFCKANVVPIGKDNLPHVEITRTIARRFNERYAKKNPVFPEPAAILSEAPEIPGLDGRKMSKSYGNSIMLGATAEETAKLIKKSPTDSERRITFDPIARPQVSALLTTAGLVTGRDPQEIAEEIGDAGAGALKKYVIESVNEFLAPHRERRAELAKDMDSIRDILHDGNARANAIAEETLDQVREAMGMKY; translated from the coding sequence ATGACGGACGAATCCCAGGAACAGCAGCTGACCGCAGCCGGCAATGAAATGAGCGCGAGCTTCCTCGCAGCCAAGAAGCGTTCGGACGAGACGCTCGCCAAGCTGGAGGCGAACCCGGGCAAGTTCACGATGCTCACCGGCGACCGCCCGACCGGCCGCCTGCACCTCGGCCACTATTTCGGTTCCATCCGCGAGCGCGTCGCCATGCAGGAGCGCGGCGTGAACACCAACATCATCATCGCCGACTATCAGGTGATCACCGACCGCGACACCACCGAGCACATCGAGGACAACGTGCTCAACCTCGTGCTCGACTACATGGCCGCCGGCATCGACCCGACCAAGACCATGATCTTCACCCACTCCGCCGTGCCGGCCGAGAACCAGCTCATGCTGCCGTTCCTCTCGCTCGTCACCGAGGCCGAGCTGCACCGCAACCCGACCGTGAAATCCGAGATGGAGGCGAGCGGCCACGCGCTGACCGGCCTGCTGCTCACCTACCCGGTGCACCAGGCCTGCGACATCCTGTTCTGCAAGGCGAACGTCGTGCCGATCGGCAAGGACAACCTGCCGCATGTGGAGATCACGCGCACGATCGCCCGCCGTTTCAACGAGCGCTACGCCAAGAAGAACCCGGTGTTCCCGGAGCCGGCCGCCATCCTGTCCGAAGCGCCGGAGATTCCGGGCCTCGACGGCCGCAAGATGAGCAAGTCGTACGGCAATTCGATCATGCTGGGAGCCACCGCCGAGGAAACCGCCAAGCTGATCAAGAAGAGCCCGACCGACTCCGAGCGCAGGATCACCTTCGACCCGATCGCCCGCCCGCAGGTGTCCGCGCTGCTGACCACCGCCGGTCTGGTGACCGGCCGCGACCCGCAGGAGATCGCCGAGGAGATCGGCGACGCCGGCGCCGGCGCGCTGAAGAAGTACGTCATCGAGTCCGTCAACGAATTCCTGGCCCCGCACCGCGAGCGCCGCGCCGAGCTGGCGAAGGACATGGACTCCATCCGCGACATCCTGCACGACGGCAACGCCCGCGCCAACGCGATCGCCGAGGAAACCCTCGATCAGGTACGCGAAGCCATGGGCATGAAGTACTGA
- a CDS encoding nuclear transport factor 2 family protein, with the protein MSNDAASLIETVLAFYAAENARDWSSYEALVDPDIVYEEYPSGECGRGRDGFIAGVQEMYKGRDATMFTVRSIGADASRGVVHAELECEGRLSVNVFELRDGRIVTEREYLGRGYGHP; encoded by the coding sequence ATGAGCAATGATGCGGCATCGCTGATTGAAACGGTTCTTGCGTTCTACGCGGCGGAGAACGCAAGGGACTGGTCTTCTTATGAGGCGCTGGTCGACCCGGATATCGTATATGAGGAGTATCCGTCAGGCGAGTGCGGTCGCGGTCGTGATGGGTTTATAGCCGGTGTGCAAGAGATGTATAAGGGGCGTGACGCGACGATGTTCACGGTGCGATCGATCGGCGCCGATGCCTCGCGCGGGGTGGTGCATGCCGAATTGGAGTGCGAGGGGCGACTCTCGGTTAACGTGTTCGAATTGCGCGATGGCCGCATCGTCACGGAACGTGAATATCTGGGCCGTGGCTATGGGCATCCGTAG
- a CDS encoding sterol carrier family protein: MPVIREQDMDKGRKAWDAWRRAAKQDAEPGQQYEGATGTKSAAQRLEVNPDLPRPTWAMAVRYTLFLLERKAPGPGVEVRVAPWGAIKILDGPASDPHNLTPPDVIELDPEVWLRLAAGITTWAEEKAAGHITAVGERDDLSDLLPLA; the protein is encoded by the coding sequence ATGCCAGTGATACGCGAACAGGACATGGATAAGGGCCGCAAGGCATGGGATGCATGGCGCCGCGCCGCCAAGCAGGACGCAGAGCCCGGGCAGCAGTACGAAGGCGCCACCGGCACCAAAAGCGCGGCGCAACGCCTCGAAGTCAACCCGGACCTGCCCCGGCCGACATGGGCCATGGCCGTGCGATACACCTTATTCCTGTTGGAACGCAAGGCGCCCGGCCCCGGCGTGGAAGTGCGCGTGGCACCGTGGGGCGCCATCAAGATACTGGACGGACCGGCGTCGGATCCGCATAATCTCACGCCACCGGACGTCATCGAGCTCGACCCGGAGGTATGGCTGCGCTTGGCCGCCGGCATCACCACATGGGCGGAGGAAAAGGCCGCCGGGCACATCACGGCCGTCGGCGAGCGGGACGATCTCAGCGATCTGCTGCCGCTGGCCTAA
- a CDS encoding DUF3073 domain-containing protein, translating to MGRGRQKAKQQKIARKLKYLTTDTDYDELAKELSTQEPGVGSADPFADIEAQYSHHADSDVDAVADDHAETTASAPEDDLDEYAKWAAEAAAKATSGEIPVTTAKPSAAAPKPKPAPHKPIPMPVPSALKPKKA from the coding sequence ATGGGCCGCGGACGTCAGAAAGCCAAGCAGCAGAAAATAGCCCGAAAGCTCAAGTACCTGACCACCGATACCGATTACGACGAGCTTGCCAAGGAACTCAGCACGCAGGAGCCGGGCGTTGGTTCCGCTGATCCATTTGCCGATATTGAAGCTCAATATTCTCATCATGCGGACTCTGATGTAGATGCCGTCGCCGACGACCACGCCGAGACGACCGCTTCCGCGCCCGAGGATGATCTGGATGAGTACGCCAAGTGGGCTGCCGAGGCCGCCGCGAAGGCGACCAGCGGCGAGATCCCGGTGACCACGGCCAAGCCGTCCGCCGCCGCGCCGAAGCCCAAGCCGGCTCCGCACAAGCCGATCCCCATGCCCGTGCCGAGCGCGCTCAAGCCCAAGAAGGCCTGA
- a CDS encoding phosphoenolpyruvate carboxylase, producing the protein MTNTDDQQITPADATIVASGLGTKGPEERDLPDSLKQDMDLCLHILRDVLGEFDPKLLSTFDTVLGYAVEASAEHFEDVMDDPNPDQNGLAKAVETIDNMKLHDAQLLARAFATYFHLANLSEENYRVAVLHQRENDVDDSQAVDPVNEMTGAYHQLINEMGPAKAKELLDKLEFHPVFTAHPTEARRKAVEGKIRRIAELLEAHKILGGSDKKENLRRLYNEIDALFRTSPIALKKPTPVEEADTILDIFDNTLFHTIPTVYRRFDDWMLGSKAGLVEPVCPAFFHPGSWIGSDRDGNPNVTAKVSRQVARKFSDHVIEALEEATRTVGKNLTMETGTTPASDELKSLWNHQKEMSERLTDKAALISTKETHRAVMLVMADRLHYTVTRDADLMYHSCQEFIDDLKVVQRSLAAAGAHRSAYGPLQDLIWQAETFGFHMVEMEFRQHSVVHSRALEDIREHGLHGERGPLQPMTHEVLDTFRALGAIQKRNGIKAARRYIISFTKSAQNVRDVYELNRLAFAHPHDVPVIDVIPLFEQLEDLQNSVDVLEEIIKIPEVQARLKDTGGRMEVMLGYSDSSKDAGPTTATLALHSAESRIVAWAESHNIDLTLFHGRGGAVGRGGGPANRAVLAQPKGSVNCRFKLTEQGEVIFARYGNPVLAIRHVESVAAATLLQSAPSVEKTNTEMTEKYAEMTKELDDASHERFLDLLNTPDFAPWFSTVTPLTEVGLLPIGSRPAKRGLGAKSLDDLRTIPWVFSWAQARINLAAWYGLGTACEKFGDLDTLREAYEEWPLFSTFIDNIEMSLAKTDERIAKMYLALGDDDELAKKVLDEMELTTEWVLKIVGDEWPLQHRHVLGQAIRIRSPYVDALSVTQVLALKSLRKKVDKEELSQSQQAEFIYLILCTVSGVAAGLQNTG; encoded by the coding sequence ATGACAAATACCGATGATCAGCAGATCACGCCCGCCGATGCCACGATAGTGGCGTCGGGCTTGGGGACCAAGGGTCCCGAGGAGCGCGATCTTCCCGATTCCCTTAAGCAGGACATGGATCTGTGCCTGCATATTCTGCGCGACGTGCTGGGCGAGTTCGATCCCAAGCTGCTGTCCACCTTCGACACCGTGCTTGGCTACGCGGTCGAGGCCAGCGCCGAACACTTCGAAGACGTGATGGACGATCCGAACCCGGATCAGAACGGGCTTGCGAAGGCCGTCGAGACCATCGACAACATGAAGCTGCACGACGCCCAGCTGCTGGCGCGCGCGTTCGCCACCTACTTCCACCTCGCCAACCTGAGCGAGGAGAACTACCGCGTGGCCGTGCTGCACCAGCGCGAGAACGACGTGGACGACAGCCAGGCCGTGGATCCGGTCAACGAAATGACCGGCGCCTACCACCAGCTCATCAACGAGATGGGCCCGGCCAAGGCCAAGGAGCTCCTCGACAAGCTCGAGTTCCACCCCGTGTTCACCGCGCACCCCACCGAGGCCCGCCGCAAGGCGGTCGAAGGCAAGATCCGCCGCATCGCGGAACTGCTGGAGGCCCACAAGATCCTGGGCGGCTCCGACAAGAAGGAGAACCTGCGCCGCCTGTACAACGAGATCGACGCGCTGTTCCGCACCTCGCCGATCGCGCTGAAGAAGCCGACCCCGGTCGAAGAGGCGGACACGATTCTCGACATCTTCGACAACACCCTGTTCCACACGATCCCCACCGTCTACCGCCGCTTCGACGACTGGATGCTGGGCAGCAAGGCAGGCCTCGTCGAGCCGGTGTGCCCCGCGTTCTTCCACCCGGGCAGCTGGATCGGCTCCGACCGCGACGGCAACCCGAACGTCACCGCCAAGGTGAGCCGCCAGGTGGCCCGCAAGTTCTCCGATCACGTGATCGAGGCGCTGGAGGAGGCCACCCGCACCGTCGGCAAGAACCTGACGATGGAGACCGGCACCACGCCGGCCAGCGACGAGCTCAAGAGCCTGTGGAACCACCAGAAGGAGATGAGCGAGCGTCTGACCGACAAGGCCGCGCTGATCTCCACGAAGGAGACGCACCGCGCGGTCATGCTGGTGATGGCCGATCGCCTGCACTACACCGTGACGCGCGACGCCGATCTGATGTACCACTCCTGCCAGGAATTCATCGACGACCTCAAGGTGGTGCAGCGTTCGCTGGCCGCCGCCGGCGCCCACCGATCCGCATACGGCCCGCTGCAGGACCTCATCTGGCAGGCCGAGACCTTCGGGTTCCACATGGTCGAGATGGAGTTCCGCCAGCACTCCGTCGTGCATTCGCGCGCGCTGGAGGACATCCGCGAGCACGGCCTGCACGGCGAACGCGGCCCGCTGCAGCCGATGACGCACGAGGTGCTCGACACGTTCCGCGCGCTCGGCGCGATCCAGAAGCGCAACGGCATCAAGGCCGCCCGCCGCTACATCATCTCGTTTACCAAGTCGGCGCAGAACGTGCGCGACGTGTACGAGCTGAACCGCCTGGCCTTCGCCCATCCGCATGATGTGCCGGTCATCGACGTGATCCCGCTGTTCGAGCAGCTCGAGGATCTGCAGAACTCGGTGGACGTGCTCGAGGAGATCATCAAGATCCCCGAGGTGCAGGCGCGCCTCAAGGACACCGGCGGCAGGATGGAGGTCATGCTCGGCTACTCCGATTCGTCGAAGGACGCCGGCCCGACCACCGCCACGCTGGCGCTGCATTCCGCCGAATCGCGCATCGTCGCTTGGGCCGAGTCGCACAACATCGACCTGACCCTGTTCCATGGCCGCGGCGGCGCCGTCGGCCGCGGCGGCGGCCCGGCGAACCGTGCGGTGCTGGCCCAGCCGAAGGGCTCCGTCAACTGCCGCTTCAAGCTCACCGAACAGGGCGAGGTGATCTTCGCCCGCTACGGCAACCCGGTGCTGGCCATCCGCCACGTCGAGTCGGTGGCGGCGGCCACGCTGCTGCAGTCCGCTCCGAGCGTCGAGAAGACCAACACGGAGATGACCGAGAAGTACGCGGAGATGACCAAGGAGCTCGACGACGCCTCGCACGAACGCTTCCTCGATCTGCTCAACACGCCTGATTTCGCACCGTGGTTCTCCACCGTGACCCCGCTGACCGAAGTCGGCCTGCTGCCGATCGGATCCCGCCCGGCCAAGCGCGGCCTCGGCGCGAAGTCGCTCGACGATCTGCGCACGATCCCGTGGGTGTTCTCGTGGGCGCAGGCGCGCATCAACCTGGCCGCATGGTACGGCCTGGGCACCGCGTGCGAGAAGTTCGGCGATCTGGATACGCTGCGTGAGGCGTACGAGGAATGGCCGCTGTTCTCCACGTTCATCGACAACATCGAGATGTCGCTGGCCAAGACCGACGAGCGTATCGCCAAGATGTACCTGGCGCTGGGCGACGACGACGAACTGGCCAAGAAGGTGCTCGACGAGATGGAGCTCACCACCGAGTGGGTGCTCAAGATCGTCGGCGACGAGTGGCCGCTGCAGCACCGCCACGTGCTCGGCCAGGCCATCCGCATCCGCTCGCCGTATGTCGACGCGCTGTCCGTCACCCAGGTGCTCGCGCTCAAGTCGCTGCGCAAGAAGGTGGACAAGGAAGAACTCAGCCAGAGCCAACAGGCCGAGTTCATCTATCTGATTCTCTGCACCGTTTCGGGAGTCGCCGCCGGCCTGCAGAACACGGGCTGA